The Acidobacteriota bacterium genome has a segment encoding these proteins:
- a CDS encoding valine--tRNA ligase: MAESLAKRYDPKEFEERWYRFWEERGFFTAHPEEEREDGERFCLVIPPPNVTGTLHMGHAFEDALMDCVVRWKRMRGLDTLWLPGTDHAGIATQIVVEQELAKEGRARHELGREKFVERVWKWRQESGGVILKQLRRMGASCDWTREKFTMEPALSHAVQKVFVELYREGLVYRGEYIVNWCPRCQTALSDLEASDSQHNGHLWYVRYPEAGGDGGIVVATTRPETMLGDTGVAVHPEDERFLNLLGKKVVLPLVGREIPVVADPFVDKEFGTGAVKVTPAHDANDFDAAKRCGLPSLLVMNKDGSMSEAAGKDFEGLDRFEAREKILKLLEEQDFLEKIEDYEHIVKHCGRCDTVIEPYLSTQWFVKVKPLAERAVEAVEKGRTKVVPEKWKKTYFEWLRNIHDWCISRQIWWGHPVPAWHCACGECVVAGEKPDSACAKCGKDGWTPDPDVLDTWFSSQLWPFSTLGWPEETRDLKTYYPTTLLITGFDILFFWVARMMMAGLHFMKDVPFREVYIHGLVRDAKGHKMSKSRGNTVDPLDFIEKYGADSLRFTFLAMATPGMDVPLNEQRVAGYRAFCTKLWNAVRFVLMNLDEEAAIQKDAPSSLPERWLLSRLARTVEEVNASFADYRFDHAANELYHFLWGDFCDWFVEISKPALSGGDAEAKRSAQSTLLLVLDRVLRLLHPFMPFITEELWQKLPASVRDAESLCVAAWPDTEESWFDRKATDVMDGVKSVVTEIRAVRSLLQVNPKEMIEIAVLKNDTSEERLSAHGAMISHLARLKYSLVQTLPQKGIPVRAWGLDMRILREDEEFPAVRARLEKSLAEFSKQHEAMAAKLANPLFVERAPVEVVEDTRAHQSALEKKIPRIKEIIEALR, translated from the coding sequence ATGGCGGAATCCCTCGCAAAGCGCTACGACCCGAAGGAATTCGAGGAGCGGTGGTACCGCTTCTGGGAAGAGCGCGGCTTCTTTACCGCACATCCCGAGGAGGAAAGGGAAGACGGGGAGCGCTTCTGCCTGGTCATCCCGCCGCCGAACGTGACGGGGACGCTGCACATGGGCCACGCCTTCGAGGACGCCCTCATGGACTGCGTCGTCCGGTGGAAGAGGATGCGGGGCCTCGACACGCTGTGGCTGCCGGGCACCGACCACGCTGGAATCGCCACGCAGATAGTAGTCGAGCAGGAGCTCGCCAAGGAGGGCAGGGCGCGGCATGAGCTGGGGCGGGAGAAATTCGTCGAGCGCGTCTGGAAGTGGAGGCAGGAGAGCGGCGGCGTAATCCTGAAGCAGCTCCGGCGCATGGGCGCCTCGTGCGACTGGACGAGGGAAAAATTCACCATGGAGCCCGCGCTCTCGCACGCCGTCCAGAAGGTTTTTGTCGAGCTTTATCGCGAAGGCCTCGTCTACAGAGGGGAATACATCGTCAACTGGTGCCCGCGCTGCCAGACGGCGCTCTCGGACCTGGAAGCGTCCGACTCGCAGCACAACGGGCACCTCTGGTACGTCCGCTATCCCGAGGCGGGCGGCGACGGGGGAATCGTCGTCGCGACGACCCGCCCCGAAACGATGCTCGGCGACACGGGCGTCGCCGTCCATCCCGAGGACGAGCGTTTCCTCAACCTCCTCGGCAAGAAGGTCGTGCTCCCGCTCGTGGGGAGGGAGATTCCCGTCGTGGCCGACCCGTTCGTCGATAAGGAGTTCGGCACGGGCGCCGTGAAGGTGACGCCCGCGCACGACGCGAACGACTTCGACGCGGCGAAGCGCTGCGGCCTGCCGTCGCTTCTCGTGATGAACAAGGACGGGTCGATGAGCGAGGCGGCGGGCAAGGATTTTGAAGGCCTCGACCGCTTCGAGGCGCGCGAAAAAATCCTCAAGCTGCTCGAGGAGCAGGATTTTCTCGAAAAGATCGAGGACTACGAGCACATCGTCAAGCACTGCGGCCGCTGCGACACGGTCATCGAGCCGTATCTTTCGACGCAGTGGTTCGTCAAGGTGAAGCCGCTCGCCGAGCGCGCCGTCGAGGCCGTCGAGAAGGGCCGGACGAAGGTCGTGCCCGAGAAATGGAAAAAAACGTACTTCGAGTGGCTCCGCAACATCCACGACTGGTGCATCTCGCGCCAGATATGGTGGGGGCACCCCGTCCCGGCGTGGCACTGCGCGTGCGGCGAGTGCGTCGTGGCCGGGGAAAAGCCCGACTCGGCCTGCGCGAAGTGCGGCAAGGACGGGTGGACGCCCGACCCCGACGTGCTCGACACGTGGTTCTCGTCCCAACTCTGGCCCTTCTCGACGCTCGGCTGGCCCGAGGAGACGCGGGACCTGAAAACCTACTACCCGACGACGCTCCTCATCACGGGCTTCGACATCCTATTCTTCTGGGTGGCGCGCATGATGATGGCGGGGCTTCACTTCATGAAGGACGTGCCGTTCCGCGAGGTCTACATCCACGGCCTCGTCCGCGACGCGAAGGGCCACAAGATGAGCAAGTCGCGCGGCAACACCGTCGACCCGCTCGACTTCATCGAAAAGTACGGCGCCGACTCGCTGCGCTTCACGTTCCTCGCCATGGCGACGCCCGGGATGGACGTCCCGCTCAACGAGCAGCGCGTCGCGGGCTACCGCGCCTTCTGCACCAAGCTCTGGAACGCCGTGCGGTTCGTCCTGATGAACCTCGACGAGGAGGCGGCCATTCAAAAAGACGCCCCGTCGAGCCTTCCCGAGCGCTGGCTCCTGAGCCGCCTCGCGCGCACCGTCGAGGAGGTGAACGCGTCGTTCGCCGACTACCGCTTCGACCACGCGGCGAACGAGCTTTACCATTTCCTCTGGGGCGACTTCTGCGACTGGTTCGTCGAGATATCGAAACCGGCGCTTTCGGGCGGCGACGCGGAAGCGAAGCGGAGCGCCCAGTCCACGCTGCTGCTCGTCCTCGACCGCGTGCTGCGCCTCCTGCATCCCTTCATGCCGTTCATCACCGAGGAGCTCTGGCAGAAGCTGCCCGCGAGCGTGCGCGACGCCGAGTCGCTCTGCGTCGCGGCGTGGCCGGATACAGAAGAGTCTTGGTTTGACAGAAAAGCTACTGATGTGATGGACGGCGTGAAAAGCGTCGTGACGGAAATTCGAGCTGTGCGCTCTCTCCTTCAGGTGAATCCTAAGGAAATGATAGAAATCGCCGTGCTCAAGAATGACACCTCTGAAGAACGGCTCTCAGCGCACGGAGCGATGATTTCCCACCTTGCCCGCCTGAAATACAGTCTTGTCCAAACGCTTCCCCAGAAGGGAATCCCGGTAAGGGCATGGGGCCTAGATATGCGCATTTTGCGTGAGGACGAGGAATTTCCCGCCGTGCGCGCGCGCCTTGAGAAGAGCTTGGCCGAGTTTTCAAAACAACACGAAGCCATGGCGGCTAAGCTTGCGAATCCGCTGTTTGTGGAGCGCGCCCCCGTCGAGGTTGTAGAGGATACGCGGGCTCACCAGAGCGCTCTTGAAAAAAAGATACCGCGGATTAAGGAAATCATCGAAGCGCTGAGGTAG
- the nadC gene encoding carboxylating nicotinate-nucleotide diphosphorylase, with translation MPRNVYPQFPSRTYVDSFLRAALAEDVGAGDVTTRAVAGRKRVPATGVCLAKEPCVVAGLPVALRAFELLDRRVKATGKMKEGARAKKGKALFRVRGPAQALLGAERVALNVLSRLCGVATLTRAFVDRTKGTRAVVLDTRKTTPLMRSLEKYAVRAGGGANHRFGLGDAVLIKENHVVLAGGVKEALRRASRVETPVEIEVRNLKELGAALRAGAAWILLDNFSLPQLRKAVALARGRAVLEASGGVTLRNVRSIARTGVDFISVGALTHSAPAANLSFVLEERR, from the coding sequence ATGCCCCGCAACGTTTATCCCCAGTTTCCTTCCCGGACCTACGTCGACTCGTTCCTCCGCGCGGCGCTTGCCGAGGACGTCGGCGCGGGCGACGTCACCACCCGCGCCGTCGCGGGGCGGAAGCGCGTCCCGGCGACGGGCGTATGCCTGGCGAAAGAGCCCTGCGTCGTCGCGGGCCTTCCCGTGGCGCTGCGGGCGTTCGAGCTCCTCGACCGCCGCGTCAAGGCGACGGGCAAAATGAAGGAGGGAGCGCGCGCGAAGAAGGGAAAAGCTCTCTTCCGCGTCCGCGGCCCGGCGCAGGCGCTCCTGGGCGCGGAGAGGGTGGCGCTGAATGTGCTCTCGCGCCTCTGCGGCGTCGCGACGCTCACGCGCGCCTTCGTCGACAGGACGAAAGGCACCAGGGCCGTCGTCCTCGACACGAGGAAAACCACGCCCCTGATGCGCTCGCTGGAGAAATACGCCGTCCGCGCGGGCGGGGGCGCGAACCACCGCTTCGGCCTGGGCGACGCCGTCCTGATAAAGGAGAATCACGTCGTGCTCGCCGGCGGAGTTAAAGAAGCGCTGCGCCGCGCCTCCCGCGTCGAGACCCCCGTCGAGATCGAGGTGCGGAACCTGAAAGAGCTCGGCGCGGCGCTCCGCGCGGGCGCTGCGTGGATCCTTCTCGACAATTTCTCCCTGCCGCAGCTCCGCAAGGCCGTGGCCCTCGCGAGGGGGCGGGCAGTCCTCGAAGCCTCGGGGGGCGTAACGCTCCGGAACGTCCGTAGCATCGCGCGGACGGGCGTGGACTTCATCTCCGTGGGGGCGCTCACGCACTCGGCGCCCGCCGCCAATCTGTCGTTCGTGCTCGAAGAGCGGCGCTGA
- a CDS encoding bifunctional homocysteine S-methyltransferase/methylenetetrahydrofolate reductase — protein MGEASNVLKKLKEQALLFDGAVGTLLNARGVPLGYCKDELNLTNPDLVRSIHRDYLRAGADVIETNTWGANSVRLSAFELEGDVREINLRGVELACKEAGTKAFVAGSVGPLGTLIEPYGRLKLADVQKIYREQIEALAEGGVDLLCIETMSSAVETEVAVKVAKSAASVPVMALMTFTFEGVTKLGDEVSPTLHRLAKAGADVVGINCTLGPKETYDILNKEAASLPDVPLAVMPNAGYPQVIGDRIIYLTSPDYFREYAALFLESGVSVVGGCCGTTPDHIAAMAPVVKAAKPAKSAPAAKAKAEEGRILSFPALVKEEAPEPSKFLEKLGKEFVQTVEITPPRGPDCSTMVEAARMLRAVGIDAVDITDNPLARVRMSSIMLAYLLKHETGAEPIIHYTCRDKNVLAIQSDLIGASALGLRCILSITGDPLKIGDYPDAKAVFEVDSTGLVKIIDSLNRGKDLAGNDIGSSTSFKVAVGVNPLAEDWDSERGKIRAKIEGGAHFAMTQPLYEVPDVEKFVKRMEEFPELPVLVGLLPIRSYRNAKFLEEEVPYITIPKAILKRMEAVKDKSREVQVEESVTIAAELYRSMREAGAQGIYFMPQLEKYDMVVEIVRRAEAL, from the coding sequence ATGGGAGAAGCCTCGAACGTTCTGAAAAAACTCAAGGAGCAGGCCCTGCTGTTTGACGGGGCGGTGGGAACGCTCCTCAACGCGCGCGGCGTTCCGCTCGGGTACTGCAAGGATGAGCTCAACCTGACGAACCCCGATCTCGTGCGCTCCATTCACCGCGACTACCTGCGCGCGGGAGCCGACGTGATTGAAACGAACACGTGGGGCGCGAACTCCGTGAGATTGAGCGCCTTCGAGCTCGAAGGGGACGTCAGAGAAATCAATCTTCGAGGCGTCGAGCTCGCGTGCAAAGAGGCGGGCACGAAAGCCTTCGTGGCGGGCTCGGTGGGGCCGCTGGGGACGCTTATCGAGCCGTACGGGCGGCTCAAGCTCGCGGACGTGCAGAAAATCTACCGCGAGCAGATCGAGGCCCTGGCCGAGGGCGGCGTCGACTTGCTCTGCATCGAGACGATGTCGAGCGCCGTCGAGACCGAGGTGGCCGTCAAGGTGGCAAAGTCCGCGGCATCCGTGCCCGTGATGGCGCTCATGACCTTCACTTTCGAGGGCGTCACGAAATTGGGCGACGAGGTCTCCCCTACCCTGCACCGCCTGGCCAAGGCCGGGGCGGACGTCGTGGGAATTAACTGCACGCTCGGCCCCAAGGAGACCTACGATATCCTGAACAAAGAAGCCGCATCGCTTCCCGATGTGCCGCTCGCGGTGATGCCTAACGCCGGCTACCCTCAGGTCATCGGCGACCGGATTATCTACCTGACGTCGCCCGACTACTTCAGGGAATATGCCGCGCTTTTCCTGGAAAGCGGCGTGAGCGTGGTGGGGGGGTGCTGCGGGACGACGCCCGACCACATCGCCGCGATGGCGCCCGTGGTCAAGGCAGCCAAGCCCGCGAAATCGGCACCGGCGGCGAAGGCCAAGGCGGAGGAAGGGCGCATCCTTTCGTTCCCGGCGCTCGTGAAAGAGGAAGCGCCGGAGCCCTCGAAATTTCTCGAAAAGCTCGGCAAGGAATTTGTCCAGACGGTCGAGATCACCCCGCCAAGGGGGCCCGACTGCAGCACGATGGTCGAGGCAGCCCGCATGCTTCGGGCGGTGGGCATCGACGCCGTGGACATAACGGATAACCCGCTCGCGCGCGTCCGGATGAGCTCCATCATGCTCGCATACCTTCTCAAGCACGAGACCGGCGCGGAGCCCATCATCCACTACACGTGCCGCGACAAGAACGTGCTCGCCATCCAGTCGGATCTGATCGGTGCCTCGGCGCTGGGGCTGCGGTGCATCCTCTCCATAACGGGCGACCCCCTCAAGATCGGTGACTACCCCGACGCCAAGGCCGTCTTCGAAGTGGACTCCACGGGCCTGGTGAAAATCATCGACAGCCTCAACAGGGGCAAGGACCTGGCGGGGAACGATATCGGCTCCTCAACTTCGTTCAAGGTCGCCGTTGGTGTCAACCCTCTGGCCGAGGACTGGGATTCAGAGCGCGGGAAAATCCGCGCCAAGATTGAAGGCGGCGCCCACTTCGCCATGACGCAGCCCCTGTACGAGGTGCCCGACGTGGAGAAATTCGTAAAACGCATGGAAGAGTTTCCGGAGCTTCCCGTGCTCGTCGGCCTACTTCCCATCCGCTCCTACCGCAACGCCAAGTTTCTCGAAGAGGAAGTCCCCTACATAACGATTCCGAAAGCCATCCTGAAGCGCATGGAGGCCGTCAAGGACAAGAGCAGGGAGGTGCAGGTGGAGGAGAGCGTGACCATCGCCGCGGAGCTCTACCGCAGCATGCGGGAGGCCGGCGCTCAGGGCATCTACTTCATGCCGCAGCTCGAAAAGTACGACATGGTCGTGGAGATTGTGCGCCGCGCCGAGGCGCTATGA